A single region of the Methanobrevibacter millerae genome encodes:
- a CDS encoding ABC transporter ATP-binding protein, whose amino-acid sequence MTTIIEFKNVNKEYKSGDHVLKAMDDVNFSIDEGEFVVILGPSGAGKSTLLNLLGGLDSVTSGQIIVNGEHVESFDDNQLTSYRAKNVGFIFQFYNLIPNLTSLENVELMKDIVDVDIDGLSVLDSVGLKEHANQFPAQLSGGEQQRVSIARAVAKQPTMLLCDEPTGALDSNTGVLILNLLQDMSNNKNTTVIIVTHNAILAEAADKVIRIKNGQIESIVINDNPKRVSDLEW is encoded by the coding sequence ATGACTACGATTATCGAATTCAAGAATGTGAACAAAGAGTACAAATCAGGGGATCATGTTTTAAAAGCGATGGATGACGTGAATTTCTCAATTGATGAAGGGGAATTTGTAGTAATCCTTGGACCTTCCGGTGCGGGCAAATCAACACTTTTAAACCTTTTAGGGGGTCTTGATTCCGTAACGTCCGGCCAGATTATCGTCAACGGCGAGCATGTAGAATCATTTGACGACAATCAGTTGACGAGCTACAGGGCAAAAAACGTCGGTTTCATTTTCCAGTTCTACAATCTGATTCCAAATCTTACTTCTCTTGAAAATGTCGAGCTTATGAAGGATATTGTGGACGTTGACATCGATGGATTGAGCGTACTGGATTCAGTCGGTCTTAAGGAACATGCAAATCAGTTCCCTGCACAGCTGTCCGGAGGGGAGCAGCAGAGGGTATCCATTGCAAGGGCAGTGGCCAAGCAGCCTACCATGCTTTTATGTGATGAGCCGACTGGAGCTCTTGACTCAAATACGGGTGTTCTGATTTTGAATCTGCTTCAGGATATGAGCAACAACAAAAATACCACAGTTATTATCGTAACTCACAATGCGATTTTGGCGGAAGCCGCAGACAAGGTAATCAGAATTAAAAACGGCCAGATAGAAAGTATTGTTATCAACGACAATCCGAAAAGAGTATCTGATTTGGAATGGTGA